GTACTTGCTGGCCAATTGAAGAATCGGCCATAGCGATATTGTTTAATATTTTGTCTGCAATAGCTGAATCAGGTGCGCTTAATAGGGAGGAAAGAGTTACCCCTAAATGGGATTTACCGGTCCCGTAACCGGCAATGGCAAGGGCAAATGGCTCGTCTGCAATTTCTCCGGTTATCCTTTTCAGAATATCCAGTGTAAAGCTGGCCGTATCGATTAACTTATGAGAACTTGCAGCAAAGTCATCTTCAGCTACCCCATGATAATCCGGCCCGTGAAAAACATAATGTTCGGCAGCCATATGAGCCCGGGGCGGATCATTTTCACACCAACCCACCTGAACCGCACCGTTAAACAACAAATCTTTTCTGAAGGATACTATATCATTGAGCTTCATCAATACTACCCCCCATTTAAGCCATTTCGTCAAAAATATGGGGCCAAACCTCTTCGGCCATTTGTTTCTTTTCAATTATCCAGGGCTGCATCTGGCGGTCGATGGAAATAAAGCCTTTCATCTCCACTATGGCCAAAACCCTTTCTATGTCTGCCTGGTTCCACAAACAGATATCAAACCAAAGGGTTTTCTTATTAAAATCAGATATTGTCACTTGTACCTGGCCGGGGGAAAATATCTCCATTAACTGTAATATATAAGCCGAGTATGGAATACCATAAGCATCTAATACAGGGGCCTTATTTCTCACTATATTATCACCCGTTACGGTCATTACACCTGCCCTGGCCAGTGCCGCATCTTCAACATACGTTACCACCATAGGACCTGTTCTTTCATTTCCAGCGCCAAAAATACTAATTAAATAATCTTCCAACTGTCTTTTGGTAAATGATGCACCCAATATTTTACGACCTTTGGCAAAAACGGCCTGCCATGCCATTGCACCAATGTCACTGCGGCATAAGTTCATGTGCGCCAACCATTGAACCATCTTTTCGCCCAAAAACTTGTCCTCTGTATAGATAGTTTTCCCCATTGGGGTAAGCACTGGTCGCTTGGCATGGCTATCTTTTTCGCTTGCAACTTCAATCAGGCCCATTCCCTCGGCATAATCAAGGATAGCCGGCACTTTTCCACTGGATTTGCCCATTGGTATTCCGGTAGCAGCCGAGATTTCTTGATAGTTGCCCTGTTTGCCGAGGGCTGCATAGTCAAGGAGTGCCGCAATATAATGTCTTTCAGGTATAAAGGTTTTGTGAAAATTAATGGGCAGCATCAGTTTTTACCTCCTAAAACCTTTCCTCCAAAGCCTTTATCTTAATTTTATAGCATTTGTTAACTTCAAGCTTTTTCGTTACTTCATTGTAGGCATAACCTAAAGAATAAGACTCACCACGTTGTAATGAAGACAAGCGCTGGACCCACTCATCAACTTTATTACCGGTGGCGTCGGATAATATTTGGGCAAATGATTTTATTTCCGTATCCGCCGGTTTAAAGAATAATTTATGACTGGCCTGGAATAGCCTGTCTTTCTCATCTTTGTCAAGATTGCTTAAGGTCTGAGTGGCTAATATTAAGGATATGCCAAATTTACGTCCCTCCGTTAAGAATTGACCCAGGGGACTATCTAAACGGTGATCCAGGTTTTGAATTTCGTCCAATACAATAACCTTTGGATCGTTTTTATTTCCCCTGGCCCGGTAATACCAGTAGAGGTCGATAAGAGCAAACTCAGTAATTAACCTGCTGGTGTCTTTCATAAAACCCGCTAACTGGATAATGTGAGACCTTGCGTATTGGTCATTAAAAAGTGCCTCCCAGCTGTTAATGTCCTCTTCACCAAATGGATTCATATCCACAAAGGGTTGGATTTTACTAATCACACTGGCAGCGGAAGCAGCTGAAGGTCCGCCGCCTTGTTTAATGTTATCTAATCTTTTAATTAAACCTTTTAAATTAAAATTATTACCTTCCTGGGCCACACCATCTCGGATCGCATTATAGAGGGCTGACTGTTGCTGGTCGCCCAGTTGATAAACCTCCGCAAATACCCCACTAACCCTTTGGGCAGTTATAGAAGGTTCTTCCTCAAGTTCCAAATCGTCAATATAATCGCATTGTTTGCGGAAAGGATTAACTGCCAATGGTTCCCGGCGAATTACATGTTGTTTTGGTTTTAGCATTTTCACAACCAGCGGTTCCAGTTGCTTATTGGTAAATCCGTTGGTGTAGTCAACAATAACACTGTTTTGACCTGCATTACCAAGTTCGCATAAAAGCGCCTGAATGGTATAGGTTTTACCGGCACCGGAAGCCCCAAACACCAGCATATGCCGGTTGGGAAGATCAGGATGTCCAAATTCCCAGTAAATGTCCCTACTACCTGCAACGCCGCTACCCAAAAGGATACGCTCAGGGATCGGCTTTTTACATGTCTCTACTAACCCATCCGCTTCGGCTGGTTTATTGTTCTCATCATCCCCGTCACTGGATTCATCTTGCCAGCCTAAAGTTTCCTGCTCAATCTCACCGCCATCCATATTCTCATCGCTGCCCTCATTCTTATCATAATCCCTTTCATCACGGGGCAGTGCCGCAGCCCCTTCGGCCTGTTCTTTCTTTGGCGTCTCATCGTCCAAATCTATAGAAACCCGGTCCTTATCTTCCTGGTCACCGTACTCTTTGGGCTCATTTCTATTAAAACTATAACTTAGCCTTGAATCATGACAAAAAATTTCAGCCCCGGCATCTTGGAGACATGCCTTTAAAATAAATTCCTTTCCTGCGCTGGCAACACAAATCTGCAAGTTTTGATCGTCTAAATAGAAATCCCAATTGGGTGTACAGTGCATGACATCATCGTTGTGATCAGTCCATACGGCAACCGCCGCAGCCTGCCAGGTAATATCAAAAAAACCTTCACTTAAACGCTCCAGGGCTTGTAACGTTTTTTTGTAATTTGGCCTGGATGTTTCACCCCTGCTGGCAATGAGCCTGTGGAGCTGCATCCACCAGTACCTTTGGTCCGGCCTGTCATCAATCCCTATTGCTTTCTCACCTGTTCTGGGACGAAAACAATGAACAAGCTGTTTTAACCCATTTTCGATTTGTTGACGGGCGTGCTCCAGGTAACCTTCTGAATACTGGGCAAGTTTACATTCAATAATTTGTGCTTCTATCTGAAAATACCCGTCTATTATATCAGCCCGCAGCCTCAAAAGATCGGGACGTTCATGATCACCGGCATCATTAAACCAGTGTCTGTAAGCGTCCAATGAAATTATCTCATCGCAATACGCCTTTGTTTCCCTCACCAGCAGTTTTCGTACCAGAGCATACGCAATAAATTCCCGCACATAATCAGATGGACCAGTTGCTTTAACAATTGAAAGCCCTGCAATATGTACCGTCTCCTTTACCAGGCTTTCGGCAACCTGGCCGCAAATGTTTTGATCCCAATGTCCCATTATTGATGCAATTTGTGAACCTACTTTATTCTTTATGTCAGTCATGGAAAACAATTCTGTGGATATGGTATAGTTATTTTCACCATGAGGTCCCACTCCCGTACCGAAACCAATTATTTCACGGGCATTACTGCCATCGCTTTCTAATCGATGCAGTAATTTTTCGTCAACAGATGGATCTATACATACTACCCAGGCACTTTGTTTATGTGCAGTATTAATTACCCTAATCCATGGCTGGAAATCGCTTTTACTAATCACCACGTGTTTACTATTGGGATCGGCATGCCCCAAACTTATATGGGCCATTACTTCCGCATGCAAAGCCCCCATCCTGAAACGCTGGTTGCTCAATACCCTCTCGCGATGGTTCTCTTTGCCGCCACCGGCAACGCGGCAGCAGGTCTTTTCCAGCACGGGGAACTTGCGATAATCATCATAAAAATATAAATCTCCACCGAGTTTTTCAAAGCGGCTGGCACCTTGCTCAATAAAATCAGTAAAGAACATTACATCCAAGCCAGTGCTGCCAAGAATTTTTATAAACTGGTCGGCATTATTGGCTCTGGAAACCACCCGGTATGATATTGAAATCCTGCATTTTTCATAATGCATTTTGTTGGTTGACAGTTCTGCAGCCTGCCATCTTTCTTTCCAGGCATTAACCCAGTGCATAACGGCAGAATCGTCCCTGCTGTCGGAAAAGATAATCAGCCTAAGGGAGTAGATTCTCTCCTGGCGGTCTTGCAGAATAGACCTCAGGTAATTATCAATCCCGGCTATAACCGGTTGAATTTCCTTGCCACAATACGCACCGATACTTATTCCATCACCGGCATAAGCATGCATCCTTCGATAATCCAATAAAACCCTTTTAATAAGCTGAGAAGCCCGGGTTTCACGGAAAAGATCTGCGTCGGAGATTTCCTCTTCCTCAATATCGTCGGGTTCCATCAAAAGCCTGGAAGTGATTAAAGAAGATTCATTTTGACAATTTCCCACCAGGTGTAAGTATTCAAAGCCATGGACATTGGTATCAAGAACCCTGTTTTCATCCTTTAGAATTCCGAAAACCGGGTATTGTATTTTCGCCAAATCTTCAATTTGGTCCCAGCGTTTTTCTACAAATAACTTATCAGTAGAATCTTCCAATGCATTTTCCGCATAGACACAGAAGCTCTCACATAAATAAGCGTACTGGTGAAGAATCATCTCCAACATAGCAGGGTGTAAAGGCGTTATCACCGCTGCCGCCAAGTAATCATTCCAAATCCAATCCGAAGAGGTCTTATTTTCTTGGGCTACAAGCATAAAAGCTTTCATCAGCAAAGGCCCTAAAGTACTCAATTCACTGTCTTCAAGGTATCCCTCATATGCGGAATAAAATGCCTTGCGCAGGGAATCGTAACCATGTTCAAGGGCATAAAAGAAACCAAATTCATTAAATTGTTGTAAAAACATTTGATAACACAAAGAAAGATGAATTAATAAATCTCTAACCCTGTCTGCTTTATCAATGCCCTGAGCCTTGAGCAAATCAATCATTTCATAGTCCTTATTGATGGCGGTTTGCAAAAGTCTATTCATTTCATCCTCATCGCGGGCTTTGAAAATCTCTGACATATAAGGAATTGCAAATACAGGCAGGGCATTTGTGCTTTTCTGATAGGCATCGTAGGTTAAATTAAACAAATCCTTCAGCAAACGACACTGGTGGTTCTGGGGTAATACCCACATAAAATCGCGTTTTACTGAACTACCGTCTCGACCCGAAATAATGACCTGAAACTGAAGTGTGGGTTCCGCTGTTTTTACCTTTGTATAACGAAGCAGTTGGTTTTCTTCGCTTGGACAAACACGCGAAGTAAATACAACTAATCTTTTATCTTCCCCCAATTCCAGCTGGATTTGGTTTTCGAGAAATTCGTCTATTCCCCCTATAACCTGGTTTAAAAAAGTAGCGGCTAACTCATTATCACCTTTACCATCATCTTTTTCTTCTCCGGCATCAAAATCATGTTTAAAATGAACACTCTGTAAGGTAATCTCCGACAAATTTTCATTTGCCAGTACGGAACGCGCTTTCATGTCCCTTTTAAAATCAGCCAGGGTAATCCATAATGAACGCAGAAAAACTTGCAGCGGTAACCCATAAAGCTTGCGCGGTTGTTTACTCTTTTCATTTGTGGGTTTTGAAATTTTATAATTAAGGATATTATCATGAATAAATACAAAATCCGCAGTTTTCAATAGTTCACGGGCACTTTGAGACCGGTTTTCAATGTAATCTTTAAGTGCATCAAGCAGCGCAGACGGGGATTCAAATTTACCCAGCACTCCCCAATCAATTTGTTCGGCATCATTACTTGATTTGAAATTTTCAATTTGCTGGATAGCCTTTTTTCTTGCGCTTTTTTTAAGATACTTGTTGTAATTAAAAAATTCCAAGGCAGGTGTAATATAACCACTAATTTGCCGCTTACTATTCCTACCACTGGCTAGACCGGTCATACAGGGCAGTTTAAAGGTGGACAAGTTATCAAGTATATGCTTATAGGCATCATCACCGTTCATAACACCTTGAAAATCAAGGTTTTCCAAATAAGTACTCAAATTCAACAAATCGGTTAAACCATGCTCATACAATGCAAAAAAGAGACCAGTAATTTTTTTAATTTCCGCTGCACCGTCATCCTGATCAACTATATTTTGCAAACTTGTGGAGACCCAGCTTCTAAATGAATGTTTTAAACAAAGATCCCAAACGGCTTGTTGATCCAGGTGAAAAAAGTCCAGCAAGCTGCCCTGATCATCAATATGATCGTACCCCGCCAATACAACCACCAGGGTGTCTTCATCAGGTTTTATTAATTCATTTCGCAGGTTAGTCAGGTTATCATCACTGTTATACCAGCCATTTTGGCATATGGTGGCAAAATTCACCTTATCATTATCAGTGCCATGATATTGCCATTCTTTTCCCAACCGGCAGGCAATACCATAGACAAACCGCAACCGGCGCCCCGAGATGCGAATACGATTAAATTCCTCTTCAAGCTCTTTACCCAGTGCCAGAAAAAGCTTGGAAGGATATGATGGAAGTATATATTTAAATGTACCTGAGCTATCCCTGGTTTCCGCCAAAATATAGCTTTTAATTGCATCAACCATATATTTCATTTTCCACACACCTACCAAAAAGCTTATTTATCTTCCCCGAAGGTATTGCACACTATGGAATAAGCATCGGAAAGTTCGGTTAGAAAACCGCCGGCACGCAACATCTCCACCAACCATGAGTCTTTCGATTTTTGCACCATGTTATTGACAGGCAAACCGGTCCAACTCATGGCTTCATTAAGTTCTTTCCCCTCAATGGCAATCCCGAAATGAAGGTAGAGCCTGTTTAAAAACTCGTCATAGGTACATCGTTCACCGGGACGCAATAAAACCAGCACCATGTAGCGTAGCATGGTATCGGTCATGATTAACCGGGCTCCAGACCCTTTGTAAGGCACTATAATCCCTAATTTTTTGCCCAGGGAAAGGAATAAATGATGACCATACTTTGTATCCGCTTCATGGTAAAGATCTTTCTTGTGGTCTTTCAATCTCTCTTTAAGTTCTTCATGGCGCAAGGCTTGTTGAATCAGCCCCTGGATTACCTGTAAATTTCTCTGGGATACTAAGCGTTGTTGTCTGGAGGATGCTTCCGGCGGGGAAAAGATCCAGGCATAACCCAGTGCACTGCCACTGGTTTTGGTATCAGGCGGGCCGGCATATCTTAAACTTTGGGCGGTTATACTGCGTAGAACTTGAAGCGCACAGCCCGTCATCAATAGTTCTAAACGTTCAACTGGGTCTAACAAGGCGCTTAACAGGCGATTAATCTCCACTGCAAATAAGTATCCTTCCTGCCAACTGTCCCTGGGACACCATGCACA
The Desulfolucanica intricata genome window above contains:
- a CDS encoding DUF4007 family protein; this encodes MLPINFHKTFIPERHYIAALLDYAALGKQGNYQEISAATGIPMGKSSGKVPAILDYAEGMGLIEVASEKDSHAKRPVLTPMGKTIYTEDKFLGEKMVQWLAHMNLCRSDIGAMAWQAVFAKGRKILGASFTKRQLEDYLISIFGAGNERTGPMVVTYVEDAALARAGVMTVTGDNIVRNKAPVLDAYGIPYSAYILQLMEIFSPGQVQVTISDFNKKTLWFDICLWNQADIERVLAIVEMKGFISIDRQMQPWIIEKKQMAEEVWPHIFDEMA
- a CDS encoding ATP-binding protein, whose protein sequence is MKYMVDAIKSYILAETRDSSGTFKYILPSYPSKLFLALGKELEEEFNRIRISGRRLRFVYGIACRLGKEWQYHGTDNDKVNFATICQNGWYNSDDNLTNLRNELIKPDEDTLVVVLAGYDHIDDQGSLLDFFHLDQQAVWDLCLKHSFRSWVSTSLQNIVDQDDGAAEIKKITGLFFALYEHGLTDLLNLSTYLENLDFQGVMNGDDAYKHILDNLSTFKLPCMTGLASGRNSKRQISGYITPALEFFNYNKYLKKSARKKAIQQIENFKSSNDAEQIDWGVLGKFESPSALLDALKDYIENRSQSARELLKTADFVFIHDNILNYKISKPTNEKSKQPRKLYGLPLQVFLRSLWITLADFKRDMKARSVLANENLSEITLQSVHFKHDFDAGEEKDDGKGDNELAATFLNQVIGGIDEFLENQIQLELGEDKRLVVFTSRVCPSEENQLLRYTKVKTAEPTLQFQVIISGRDGSSVKRDFMWVLPQNHQCRLLKDLFNLTYDAYQKSTNALPVFAIPYMSEIFKARDEDEMNRLLQTAINKDYEMIDLLKAQGIDKADRVRDLLIHLSLCYQMFLQQFNEFGFFYALEHGYDSLRKAFYSAYEGYLEDSELSTLGPLLMKAFMLVAQENKTSSDWIWNDYLAAAVITPLHPAMLEMILHQYAYLCESFCVYAENALEDSTDKLFVEKRWDQIEDLAKIQYPVFGILKDENRVLDTNVHGFEYLHLVGNCQNESSLITSRLLMEPDDIEEEEISDADLFRETRASQLIKRVLLDYRRMHAYAGDGISIGAYCGKEIQPVIAGIDNYLRSILQDRQERIYSLRLIIFSDSRDDSAVMHWVNAWKERWQAAELSTNKMHYEKCRISISYRVVSRANNADQFIKILGSTGLDVMFFTDFIEQGASRFEKLGGDLYFYDDYRKFPVLEKTCCRVAGGGKENHRERVLSNQRFRMGALHAEVMAHISLGHADPNSKHVVISKSDFQPWIRVINTAHKQSAWVVCIDPSVDEKLLHRLESDGSNAREIIGFGTGVGPHGENNYTISTELFSMTDIKNKVGSQIASIMGHWDQNICGQVAESLVKETVHIAGLSIVKATGPSDYVREFIAYALVRKLLVRETKAYCDEIISLDAYRHWFNDAGDHERPDLLRLRADIIDGYFQIEAQIIECKLAQYSEGYLEHARQQIENGLKQLVHCFRPRTGEKAIGIDDRPDQRYWWMQLHRLIASRGETSRPNYKKTLQALERLSEGFFDITWQAAAVAVWTDHNDDVMHCTPNWDFYLDDQNLQICVASAGKEFILKACLQDAGAEIFCHDSRLSYSFNRNEPKEYGDQEDKDRVSIDLDDETPKKEQAEGAAALPRDERDYDKNEGSDENMDGGEIEQETLGWQDESSDGDDENNKPAEADGLVETCKKPIPERILLGSGVAGSRDIYWEFGHPDLPNRHMLVFGASGAGKTYTIQALLCELGNAGQNSVIVDYTNGFTNKQLEPLVVKMLKPKQHVIRREPLAVNPFRKQCDYIDDLELEEEPSITAQRVSGVFAEVYQLGDQQQSALYNAIRDGVAQEGNNFNLKGLIKRLDNIKQGGGPSAASAASVISKIQPFVDMNPFGEEDINSWEALFNDQYARSHIIQLAGFMKDTSRLITEFALIDLYWYYRARGNKNDPKVIVLDEIQNLDHRLDSPLGQFLTEGRKFGISLILATQTLSNLDKDEKDRLFQASHKLFFKPADTEIKSFAQILSDATGNKVDEWVQRLSSLQRGESYSLGYAYNEVTKKLEVNKCYKIKIKALEERF